Sequence from the Cyanobacteriota bacterium genome:
GCGCGCCCCAAACGTCTAAAGGACGATCAATCATAAACGCGCCATCAGGAACATACAGGGTTGGAGCAGCCCGGAAGTTTGGTCGCAAAATTAGGTCAAGGAATTGCTGAACCCCTAACTGGGTACGGTGGCTGCACGCATAAGCGTGATCGCCTGTGCGCTGAACGTAAATGTATGCAAGGATAGGCCACCACAAGGTAGCATCAACTGACACTACACGCCCAATTGCCCGCTGACCATAGTCAGCCACCAAGCGACCATCATGTTCAATAAAACTGGTGGGAAAAATACCCCTCGTCTCAAACTGTTTCCCTTGTAGACGTAGACAGGTGTCTAAAAAGTGTCGAACAATGTCCTGCTTACCCTGTAGCAGCAGATAAATCATCACAGGCACATTGTCTCGAATGAAAATCTCTCCATAGTTTAAGTCGGGCTGATTGGATGCAGATGGCTTAGGAATTGCTGCAACTGCCCCTACATAGTCCCCATCAACCTTAACCATCGCCCGCTCAAAGAGTAGCTGTCTAGCACGTTCAACTACAGACTGTTCCCTAGTACTTCTTCTTGTCATAATCCAGTAGTGTTGTTCGTCTGTACGGAGATGAAAGTGATAAAATTTTTGTTCATTACTGATCTAGATAACACGTTAGTAGGCAACCGTCAGGCCACTGATGCCCTACTTCACAAACTCTTGTTAATTCGAGAGCAAATTTATGTGATTTATGCAACAGGACGATCTATCCACTCTGCCAGCGATTTAAAGACTGACCAGGGGTTGCTCGAGCCAGACTATTGGGTAACTGGGGTAGGCAGCGAAATCTATCACCGAGGGCAACAGGATCAGACTTGGGCAGCTCGTCTATCAATCGATTGGAATCGAGCAGCGATCGCAGACCTTCTACGAGCCTATGACGAGCTATTGCCCCAACCAGCAGCAGAACAAAATCCCTGGAAAATCAGCTACTTCCTAAAGCCAACTGCAGATCCCACCATCTTGACTAGGATAGAAAATCAACTAGCTGATTTTGGAGCAAAGCTAATCTTTAGTAGCGGTCAAGATGTGGACATTTTGCCGCGATCAGGCGATAAAGGTTTAGCTATCACCTACCTACGAGAACACTTAGCAATGCCCCCAGAAAAAACAGTGGTCTGTGGTGACTCTGGCAATGATATCAGTCTTTTTCAACAGGGAACCTTGGGGATAATTGTGGGGAATGCTCGCGCAGAGCTGCTGGACTGGTATAGCCGATACGGAACTCCTCAACAGTATGTAGCTAATGCCCCCTATGCTTGGGGCATTCTCGAAGGATTGCAACACTTTGGCTTTTTGTGAGCAATAAAAAACCCTAGAACTAGAACAGTTCCAGGGTCAAGATCAGGGTGCATCTACCATACCCCTATTCCAACGATGGCAGAGCAATCCGGAAAAAACCAAAAATTTCTGAACCGTCCTGTAAACTCATCTGACTAGCTAACGTCAAAACCTAGGTTAGATGTTCAGGTTAGATGTTCAGGTTAGATGTTTAATTGCCTGCCTTTGCGGCTAGGGAGTTCTCGTTGGTTAGTTGCTTGATAATCACCAAACAGTTACGATTGTCGCTTGTACGATCGTAGCTCAGTTCGTCAGCGACTTTTTCCATAATACGCAGACCTCGTCCTCGCTCGCCATCATAATTCTCGTCCAGAGTGGGCATTTGAGCGAGTTTGCGCTTCAAGTCAAAGGGCTTGCCTTGATCCCATATGCGAATTTCTATCGATGCTTTACGCCTTACCGCTTCAATATCGATCGGCGTATCCGGGATTAAATCTTTGTGAGCATAATCCACCACATTATCAAATCCTTCCTTGAGGACGGTTTGACATTGCCACCATGTTCGGTTGTCAACTGTTGGTGGCTGATTCAGCGTGTCGAACCAAGAGAGAACTTGGTCAAAAACTGCTCTATCCGTCCTAACACGGAGACTTATCTTTTTCACAACCATCTCTTCGTCATCAGGCTTTTCCGGTGTCATACCAGTATTAGGGAATTTTAAACATTAAAAAACTCTTAAATTAACTGTAGATGTGTATTGCACTCTACCTCGTTTTCTATTGTGAACAATAAGACACCAATATGTAATATAGAACTCATCACAGATGTATGAAGATTTCTAGTCCTTCTTATAGAGCCAGTTTTAATCCATCAACATTTCTTAGAAAGGTGACAGGCAATTTGCACAGTTCATCACTGTAACCTGAATTATCTACGATTTTTACCCCTCTTCCAGCATACCCATGTATCCGCTATGCAGAATACACGTTTGAACACTCTTGTTGACTTGGCAATTAGCCGTGGCAAAGAGTGGCTTCAAAATCCCTGGCGGCGACTCTCGCTAATCCTGATTGGACTGTTCTTTGGGTTCTACATAGCCAATGCCATTTCTACTGTATCTGGACAAACTGCTGAATTAGATATTCTAGGAGCAGCACTCGCAACCGGATTTACAGAGATAATTAGTTGGTTAGTTTATCGATCAGGTAATAAGGTGCCTCTAGCCGATGTATTGAACGCTTTTAAAGTTGGTTTGATTTATGGCTATGCTCTAGAAGCCTTTAAGTTGGGCAGTTAATAAATGATAGATTGGCCTTATGTGTTAAACACTACTCAGCTAGCTGTTGATCAACAGTCAGCATTAGCAAGTCTATTGTTGAAGGATCGCAATCGTGCTCAAGCACTTCATCTCCCGATTGATCAGGTTCATGAGTTGGTACGCCAGCAATGGCAACTGCTCCGTAGTGTTTACCCACAGCTAAGGCAACACTATCCACCGATCGCGCATGGTTTAGTGAATGAATCAGACTTGTGTTTGTCACTGTGGACGCTATGGATGCCCTTGGCCAGATTAATGAGTCTTTGGCGACAGCAGCTTAGCCGACCACTGATTGTTGGCATAGTCGGCGGGCAGGGTACAGGCAAAACAACGCTGAGTAATCTAATCAGCTTGTTGCTGGGTCACATGGGATATGCTAGCCTCAGCATCTCTTTGGATGATTTGTATAAAACCTATGCTGATCGCCAACGGTTACAACAACAAGATCCACGTTTGAAGTGGCGTGGGCCACCTGGCACTCATGATGTGTCGTTAGGGATCCAAACGCTAGATCAACTCCGGTTAGGTTGCTCTCGCCCAATTGCAATTCCCCGGTTTGACAAATCTGCCTATGACGGCATTGGTGAACGAACATCACCAGAGTACGTGAGCAATATAGAAATTGTTCTATTTGAGGGCTGGTTTGTCGGTGTTCAGCCTGTGGATCCCAGCAAATTTGTAGATGCACCTGAGCCTATTAGAACCGCACAGGATCGCCAATTTGCGCGAGACATGAACGATCGACTCCGAGAGTATTTACCCCTATGGGAGCGAATCGATCGGCTGTTAGTTCTGAACCCGGTTGACTACCGCCTGAGCAAGCAATGGCGACAACAAGCTGAACGTGAGCGCATTGCTGCTGGTGGTCATGGTATGAGTAATGACGAGGTAGAGCAGTTCGTGCATTATTTTTGGCGAGCCTTGCATCCTGAGCTATTCATTAGTCCCCTAATTCAGAACCATTCACGAGCTGATCTGGTGCTAGATGTTAACCCGGATCACTCATACGGCAAAGTTTACAAACCGTAACGATTGCCGAGCACAACTTTACCTCTGACGCTGACCCAACGAGGTTGGTAAGCCATCAATGCTCCTCAAGTTTTTCTGTTGATGGTAGCGCTTGAGACCATCTGGCCCTTTTGACAGTGCCCAATTCACAAGGGTATCTCGCTGATGTTGATACTGGTAAAGTGGGACAGCAAAACCACAGGATGTTTGGACACGAGTAATATCTACAACTATTATTTGGCGAGCACCAGGGATGTCTGGAAAGCACGCTCGTAGGGTATTCCACTCAGCGTCACCCTGTAACACTACCCGTCCTTGACCATAAAGGCGCAGAATCTGGGGCTTGCCTGTAAAGGCACAAAACATAATTGTGATCCGGCCATTTTCTTGCAAGTGAGCCGAAGTTTCGTTGCCACTGCCCGTCAAGTCTAAGTAGGCAACCTGCTGGGAAGTAATGACTCGAAATGTATCTAGCCCTTTTGGAGAAAGGTTGACATGTCCAGTTGGAGCTAGGGGAGCAGTAGCTACGAAGAATAGATGTTGAGCCTCTATAAAGGCTTGCAGTTCTGGAGTAATGCACTTAACTAGTTTCGCCATACAAACTATTAGCCTTGAAACAACAGTCGGGTCAGCGCCGCGGGGGGTGGCAAGATAATAAGCAACAGAGTAGCTATGGCTATTAACCCCCAAAAATCTCGCTGATCATCTAGCTCGGTCACATCATTCAAGGCAGGCTCATCAGCGCTAGGCATCAGGAACAACATCAATGCCCAAAGCCCAAAATCTGGTAAACGCAGACACAACAACAACATCAAGACTCGCGCTACTTGGCCAATGATAGCAGCTTTGCGCTGACCCAGCATGGCATGAACAATGTGGCCACCATCAAGCTGTCCGACAGGCATGAGATTAAGGGCAGTTACCAGTAGGCCTAAACAACCTGCGATCGCCGCAGGGTGTAACTTCAAACCAACATTTTCTGCCACCGCACTACCCAAAGCTAATTTACTCAACAGAGCCAACATCAGCGTATAGGCAGGATTAAACGCCTGTAGGCTACCAATAGTGGCATTTGCTGGCAAGGCTACTGGTTCAGAGTGAGCTAAACCCCACAGCAAAACTGGAATAGTTACTACTAAACCTGCCGCTGGCCCTGCGATGCTGACATCAAACAGTGCCTTCCGGTTGGGCATTGGTGAGCGAATCTGAATAAAAGCTCCAAATGTGCCTAAAAAGAAGGGCGCTGGAATAAAGTAGGGCAGGGTTACCCGCAAGCCATAGGCACGTGCTGTTAGGTAATGTGCTAGCTCATGAATTCCTAGAATGATCATTAGTGGCAGCGAATAGCTAAGTCCTTGGAGCCAAGCTTCAGGAGATGCTTGCAATTGCTCTACAGTGACTCCAGTCATTGCTGCACCCGCAACTGTAGTCATAATGAGAGTGATGACCAACAGAGCTAGCGCTAGGCGTGGACGATGTAACGCTGAATCGACACTGCGTTTGCCCTTGTGTAGATAGGGATTGGGAACCAGTGCGAAGAATGGCT
This genomic interval carries:
- a CDS encoding sucrose-phosphate phosphatase, whose product is MIKFLFITDLDNTLVGNRQATDALLHKLLLIREQIYVIYATGRSIHSASDLKTDQGLLEPDYWVTGVGSEIYHRGQQDQTWAARLSIDWNRAAIADLLRAYDELLPQPAAEQNPWKISYFLKPTADPTILTRIENQLADFGAKLIFSSGQDVDILPRSGDKGLAITYLREHLAMPPEKTVVCGDSGNDISLFQQGTLGIIVGNARAELLDWYSRYGTPQQYVANAPYAWGILEGLQHFGFL
- a CDS encoding anti-sigma regulatory factor, encoding MTPEKPDDEEMVVKKISLRVRTDRAVFDQVLSWFDTLNQPPTVDNRTWWQCQTVLKEGFDNVVDYAHKDLIPDTPIDIEAVRRKASIEIRIWDQGKPFDLKRKLAQMPTLDENYDGERGRGLRIMEKVADELSYDRTSDNRNCLVIIKQLTNENSLAAKAGN
- a CDS encoding DUF565 domain-containing protein, producing MQNTRLNTLVDLAISRGKEWLQNPWRRLSLILIGLFFGFYIANAISTVSGQTAELDILGAALATGFTEIISWLVYRSGNKVPLADVLNAFKVGLIYGYALEAFKLGS
- a CDS encoding glycerate kinase: MIDWPYVLNTTQLAVDQQSALASLLLKDRNRAQALHLPIDQVHELVRQQWQLLRSVYPQLRQHYPPIAHGLVNESDLCLSLWTLWMPLARLMSLWRQQLSRPLIVGIVGGQGTGKTTLSNLISLLLGHMGYASLSISLDDLYKTYADRQRLQQQDPRLKWRGPPGTHDVSLGIQTLDQLRLGCSRPIAIPRFDKSAYDGIGERTSPEYVSNIEIVLFEGWFVGVQPVDPSKFVDAPEPIRTAQDRQFARDMNDRLREYLPLWERIDRLLVLNPVDYRLSKQWRQQAERERIAAGGHGMSNDEVEQFVHYFWRALHPELFISPLIQNHSRADLVLDVNPDHSYGKVYKP
- a CDS encoding pyridoxamine 5'-phosphate oxidase family protein, whose amino-acid sequence is MAKLVKCITPELQAFIEAQHLFFVATAPLAPTGHVNLSPKGLDTFRVITSQQVAYLDLTGSGNETSAHLQENGRITIMFCAFTGKPQILRLYGQGRVVLQGDAEWNTLRACFPDIPGARQIIVVDITRVQTSCGFAVPLYQYQHQRDTLVNWALSKGPDGLKRYHQQKNLRSIDGLPTSLGQRQR
- a CDS encoding site-2 protease family protein; its protein translation is MSIIGLLLLVGLIIYWVVQRHAAGVTRTPLWLLWLVMVTPAVTWTIVFLYSKALLSVELIVTSLVISSLLYWFLVQMGRIDASVATKVIADKPDERQDERANPIPELKLASEQPTPSPARLLSNDEEATLKACFPWSVYYVQTIDYRLQAVICKGHLRTDPSKAYETIRQNIAEKFGDRFLVVFQEGSDNKPFFALVPNPYLHKGKRSVDSALHRPRLALALLVITLIMTTVAGAAMTGVTVEQLQASPEAWLQGLSYSLPLMIILGIHELAHYLTARAYGLRVTLPYFIPAPFFLGTFGAFIQIRSPMPNRKALFDVSIAGPAAGLVVTIPVLLWGLAHSEPVALPANATIGSLQAFNPAYTLMLALLSKLALGSAVAENVGLKLHPAAIAGCLGLLVTALNLMPVGQLDGGHIVHAMLGQRKAAIIGQVARVLMLLLCLRLPDFGLWALMLFLMPSADEPALNDVTELDDQRDFWGLIAIATLLLIILPPPAALTRLLFQG